The following is a genomic window from Pseudomonas parafulva.
ACCACGTAGTGGCTGCGTTGCACCGGCCCGGCGCTCTGCCAGGGCAGGCGCTGGAGCATCGCCAGGCTTTGCGCCAGCGCCACGCCACCCGCCGACGGCAGTGGGCTGCTGATCAGTTCGCGCTGATCGGCCAAGGCATAGCGCAGCGGCTGGCGCCAGGCCGTGCGGTAATCAGCGAGGTCGTCGAGCGTCCACAGCCCGCCGGCCTGGCGAACGCCTGCCACCAGTCGCCGCGCGACCGCTCCGCCATAGAAGCCATCGCGGCCGTGGTCGGCCAGCGCCTGCAGGGTGGCAGCGAGTTCGGGCTGGCGGATACGGGTGCCGAGAGCGGGCACCTGCTGGTCGCGCAAGAACAGGCGGGTGCTTTCGGCGTCGGCGCGCAGCGCGTCAAGGCGCATGCTGGCGCGGTCGCGGTAGATGCGGTCGACGGTAAAGCCTTGGTTGGCCAGGCGGATGGCCGGGGCCAGGCTGTCTTTGAGCGGGAGTTTGCCGTGGGTGGCGGCGAGGTCGGCGAGGGCTTGGGGCAAGCCGGGAATGGCGGCGGCCAAGGGGCCATTGACGGACAGCCCCGCACGGACCTTGCCATTTTCCAGGTACATGTCCGGCGACGCCGCCCCTGGCGCGCGTTCGCGGGCATCGAGGAAGGCGTAGCGCGTTGGCTCGCCCTGTTGGCGCAGCAGGAAGAACCCGCCGCCGCCCAGCCCCGAACCGTATGGCTCGACCACGGCCAGTGCGGCGCTGATGGCGATGGCGGCGTCGAAGGCGTTGCCGCCCTGAGCCAGCACCTGTCGCGCGGCGGCCGTGGCGTCGGCGTGTGGGCTGGCGATGGCGGCCCGACCTGGGCCGTCGGCGAGCGCGGCGCTGGCCAGCAGCGCCAGGGCGGCGCCGAGCAGCGCCTGGCGAATCACGCCGAGCACGGTCATCAGGCCTTGCCGGTGATCCGGCGGTACTTGGCCATCAGCTCGTCTTCGGTTTCCGGGTGCGCGTCATCCAGGGGGATGCAGTCGACCGGGCAGACCTGCTGGCACTGCGGCTCGTCGTAATGGCCCACGCACTGGGTGCACAGGTTCGGATCGATCACGTAGATCTCCTCGCCCTGGGAGATGGCGGCGTTCGGGCACTCGGGTTCGCAGACGTCGCAATTGATGCAATCGTCGGTGATGATCAGGGACATTGGGACTCCGGCCAGGGCTTGCCGCCCAGGCATGTATCAAGGCAATGCGCGCAATTGTGCCGCATTACTGCGCGCAGTGCACGCAGGCGCGGTGTCGCGCCCACGTGGCGTTCCGGGGAGCATGACTACTTCTTGAAGCGTTCGGTCAGTGCGTCGGCCACGCAGGGGTGGACGAACTTGCTGATATCGCCGCCCAGCGCGGCGATCTCCCGCACCAGGGTCGAGGAAATGAACGAATAGCGTTCCGACGGCGTGAGGAACAGGCTCTCCACGTCCGGCGCCAGTTGGCGATTCATGTTCGCCAACTGGAATTCGTATTCGAAATCGGACACCGCACGCAGCCCGCGCAGAAACACATTGGCGCCCTGCTCCTTGGCGAATTGCGCCAGCAGGGTGGAGAAGCCGATGACCTCGACATTGGGCAGGTGCTTGGTGACCTCACGAGCCAGCGCCACCCGTTGTTCCAGCGGGAACAGCGGATTCTTCTTGGGGCTGGCGGCCACCGCGATGACCACTTGGTCGAACAGGCGGGACGCGCGCTCGACCAGGTCGCCATGGCCTTTGGTGATGGGGTCGAAAGTACCCGGGTACAACACTCGGTTCATCGCGTCATCCTGGCTGGAGTGCGTTGGGGAGTCGGATGGTAGCGCAGCGACTGCTGCCGGGCCAAGTCATGTGTCCGGCTGATGGCACTATAGACAGTGCGTCTATTGGCTGTCATGCCCGCGCTGCCATCAGCGGATGAATAGGCGCTGCACCAAGCGCTGCAGCGCCGTGCCGTAGGGCGGGTAGATCAGCCTGGCCAGGTTCACGCGCTGCTTGACCAGCACGGCCTTGGCCTTGCTGAAGGTCTGGAAACCCGCCTGACCATGGTAATGGCCCATCCCGGAGGGGCCGATCCCGCCGAACGGCAAGTCATCCTGGGCAACGTGGAGCAGGGTGTCGTTCAGGCAGACGCCACCGGAGTGGCTGTGCGCCAGCACGCGAGCCTGTTGGCGGCGATCGTAGCCGAAATAGTACAGGGCCAGTGGGCGAGGGCGCTGGGCGATATAGGCCAGGGCGTCGTCCAGATCGTCGTAGGGCACCAGCGGCAGCAGCGGACCGAAGATCTCCTGTTGCATCACCTGCATGTCATCGCTCACCTGCAGCAGCAGGTGCGGTGGCAGTCGCCGGCCCTGGCGCCCTTCCTGCGGATATAGGTCGAGCACCTGGGCGCCTTTGTCGCGGGCGTCCTGCAGCAGGTGTTCGAGGCGCTGCAACTGGCGCGGGTTGATGATGGCGCTGTAGTCGGGGTTGTCGGCGATGTGCGGGTACAGCCGGGTCACGGCCGCCCGATAGGCCTGGGCAAACGCGTCCAGCTGCTGGCGTGGGACCAGCACGTAGTCCGGGGCCACGCAGGTCTGCCCGGCATTGAGCGTCTTGCCGAAGGCGATGCGTTCGGCGGCCATGGCCAACGGCACGTCGGGCGCGACAATGGCGGGCGACTTGCCGCCCAGCTCCAGGGTCACTGGCGTGAGGTTGGCCGCTGCGGCCTGCATGACCTGGCGGCCGATGGCCGTGGCGCCGGTGAACAACAGGTGATCGAACGGCAACCGGGCGAAGGCCTGGGCGACATCGACCTCACCCAGCACCACGCTGACCAGGTCGCTCGGGAACACCTGTTCGAGCAGGTGCTTGAGCAGCGCAGCGGTCTGCGGCGTGGCCTCGCTGAGCTTGAGCATGACGCGGTTGCCCGCCGCCAGCGCATCGGTAAGCGGACCGATGCTCAGGAACAGCGGGTAATTCCAGGGAACGATGATGCCGACCACGCCCAACGGCTGCCACAGCACGTGGGCGCGGGCCGGTTGAAACGCCAGGCCCACCTTGCGCCGCTGGGGTTTCATCCACCGTCGCACGCGGCGTTCGGCATGCCGCAGGCCGTGCACGGTAGGCAGCAGTTCGGCGAACAGGGTTTCATCGGCGCTGCGTCCACCGAAGTCGGCGTCGATGGCGTCGATCAAACGCTCGCGATTAGCCAGCAGGGTTTCGCGCAGGTGCCTCAGCCATTGCCTACGCTGATCGGCGGGTGGCATCGGGTGGGCGGCAAACGCGCGGCGCTGAGCGTCGAACAAGCGTTGCAGGGCGAGGTCGGATGATTCAACGGGCGGGGGATTGGACGAACTCACGGCAGCTCCGTGCAAAGTGGGCATCTGGCCAGCTTATACTCCCTACGCCTCGGTCCGTGAACCTGTCGCTGGCTGCCATGCGATCAGGTCCATAGCCGCTTCAATCAGGCCCTGGCGCATGCCTGCCGGGCCGTTCGTGCCATCGATAGGAGACTGTCATGCCGCTTGCGCAACTGATCACCCCGCCGCAATTGGCCGAGCGCCTGGGTTCGCCAGGACTGGTGATTCTCGACTGCCGTTTCGCCCTCGAAGACCCTGACTATGGCCAGCG
Proteins encoded in this region:
- the ggt gene encoding gamma-glutamyltransferase is translated as MTVLGVIRQALLGAALALLASAALADGPGRAAIASPHADATAAARQVLAQGGNAFDAAIAISAALAVVEPYGSGLGGGGFFLLRQQGEPTRYAFLDARERAPGAASPDMYLENGKVRAGLSVNGPLAAAIPGLPQALADLAATHGKLPLKDSLAPAIRLANQGFTVDRIYRDRASMRLDALRADAESTRLFLRDQQVPALGTRIRQPELAATLQALADHGRDGFYGGAVARRLVAGVRQAGGLWTLDDLADYRTAWRQPLRYALADQRELISSPLPSAGGVALAQSLAMLQRLPWQSAGPVQRSHYVVEVLRRAYRDRGLLGDPDYVANPIDRLLARSYLTSLADSIDVHQATPSSALPPAPAWREGDHTTHFTVIDAAGNAVSATLSVNLPFGAAFTVPGSGVVLNNEMDDFAADPSGSNSYGLAGSQANAVAAGKRPLSSMTPSFLESPSQLASFGTPGGSRIPSMVLLSMLGFLEGRPVSDWPATPRYHHQYLPDVIEHEPDTFDDAQKAALRARGYTLKDLQRSYGNQQVVYWNKRAGTLEAASDPRGEGQATVLEAVRE
- a CDS encoding YfhL family 4Fe-4S dicluster ferredoxin is translated as MSLIITDDCINCDVCEPECPNAAISQGEEIYVIDPNLCTQCVGHYDEPQCQQVCPVDCIPLDDAHPETEDELMAKYRRITGKA
- the coaD gene encoding pantetheine-phosphate adenylyltransferase is translated as MNRVLYPGTFDPITKGHGDLVERASRLFDQVVIAVAASPKKNPLFPLEQRVALAREVTKHLPNVEVIGFSTLLAQFAKEQGANVFLRGLRAVSDFEYEFQLANMNRQLAPDVESLFLTPSERYSFISSTLVREIAALGGDISKFVHPCVADALTERFKK
- a CDS encoding coniferyl aldehyde dehydrogenase encodes the protein MPTLHGAAVSSSNPPPVESSDLALQRLFDAQRRAFAAHPMPPADQRRQWLRHLRETLLANRERLIDAIDADFGGRSADETLFAELLPTVHGLRHAERRVRRWMKPQRRKVGLAFQPARAHVLWQPLGVVGIIVPWNYPLFLSIGPLTDALAAGNRVMLKLSEATPQTAALLKHLLEQVFPSDLVSVVLGEVDVAQAFARLPFDHLLFTGATAIGRQVMQAAAANLTPVTLELGGKSPAIVAPDVPLAMAAERIAFGKTLNAGQTCVAPDYVLVPRQQLDAFAQAYRAAVTRLYPHIADNPDYSAIINPRQLQRLEHLLQDARDKGAQVLDLYPQEGRQGRRLPPHLLLQVSDDMQVMQQEIFGPLLPLVPYDDLDDALAYIAQRPRPLALYYFGYDRRQQARVLAHSHSGGVCLNDTLLHVAQDDLPFGGIGPSGMGHYHGQAGFQTFSKAKAVLVKQRVNLARLIYPPYGTALQRLVQRLFIR